In Burkholderia sp. GAS332, one DNA window encodes the following:
- a CDS encoding acetyl-CoA synthetase, which yields MNLNGQTYESLTANFAWRIPPHYNIGVDVCDKWADGSGRLALIYEDAEGNPTRYTFDELKSLSDRFANALLASGAQRGDRIGIFLSQSIETAIAHLAAYKAGMVAVPLFALFGVDAIEHRLSDSGAVALITDNTGAQKIDEIRNALPALSNIFNVDIESDSDSNKQQPAARSFWQALNTASAAFTPADTAADDPAIIIYTSGTTGKPKGALHAHRVLLGHLPGVELSQQGFPAHATLMWTPADWAWIGGLFDVLLPSWHHGIPVLARRFAKFDGHAAFDLMARHAVSHTFLPPTALKMMRGVEHPDRWTLALRSVASGGESLGEELIGWGRQALGVTINEFYGQTECNVVVSSCAALFEPSFGAIGRAVPGHHVAIIDANGNELPQGAIGDIAVAAPDPVMFLGYWRNEPATREKFRGKYLVTGDLGTRDADGFIRFVGRGDDVITSAGYRIGPASIEDSLLRHPAVSMAAVIGAPDPERTEIVMAFVVLNPGFIGDEALVREIQQHVKTRLAAHEYPREIRFVESLPLTATGKVIRKALRAELAHDAENPTGGNPPTPHRP from the coding sequence ATGAACCTCAACGGCCAGACCTACGAATCGCTGACAGCCAACTTCGCCTGGCGAATCCCACCGCACTACAACATCGGCGTCGACGTCTGCGACAAATGGGCCGACGGCTCGGGCCGTCTAGCCTTGATCTACGAAGACGCCGAAGGCAACCCCACCCGCTATACCTTCGACGAATTGAAGAGTTTGTCCGACCGCTTCGCCAACGCGCTCCTCGCATCCGGCGCGCAACGAGGCGACCGCATCGGCATCTTCCTATCGCAGTCGATTGAAACGGCGATCGCCCACTTAGCCGCATACAAGGCCGGCATGGTAGCGGTGCCCCTCTTCGCGCTATTCGGCGTGGACGCAATCGAGCACCGCCTCAGCGACAGCGGCGCAGTCGCATTAATCACCGACAACACCGGCGCACAAAAAATCGACGAAATCCGCAACGCGTTACCAGCACTGAGCAACATCTTCAACGTCGACATCGAAAGCGACAGCGACAGCAACAAACAACAACCCGCAGCGCGCTCCTTCTGGCAGGCCCTAAACACCGCATCCGCCGCGTTCACCCCAGCCGATACTGCAGCAGACGACCCTGCAATCATCATCTACACCTCCGGCACCACCGGCAAACCAAAAGGCGCCTTACACGCGCACCGTGTGCTGCTGGGCCACCTACCAGGTGTCGAACTATCCCAACAAGGCTTCCCCGCCCATGCCACACTGATGTGGACCCCCGCCGACTGGGCCTGGATCGGCGGCCTATTCGATGTCCTGCTGCCCTCCTGGCACCACGGCATCCCAGTACTAGCGCGCCGCTTTGCAAAATTCGACGGCCACGCCGCCTTCGACCTGATGGCGCGTCACGCCGTCTCACACACATTCCTGCCGCCAACCGCGCTAAAAATGATGCGCGGCGTCGAGCACCCCGACCGCTGGACGCTCGCACTACGCTCCGTGGCGAGCGGCGGCGAATCGCTTGGCGAGGAATTAATCGGCTGGGGACGTCAAGCACTGGGCGTGACGATCAACGAGTTCTACGGACAAACCGAATGCAACGTCGTGGTGTCGTCATGCGCGGCATTGTTCGAGCCGAGCTTCGGCGCGATCGGCCGCGCGGTGCCAGGACATCATGTCGCGATCATCGACGCAAACGGCAACGAACTCCCGCAAGGCGCAATCGGCGATATCGCGGTAGCCGCCCCCGACCCGGTCATGTTCCTCGGCTACTGGCGCAACGAGCCGGCAACGCGCGAAAAATTCCGCGGCAAGTATCTGGTCACCGGCGACCTGGGTACGCGCGACGCGGACGGCTTCATCCGCTTCGTCGGCCGGGGTGACGACGTGATCACGAGTGCCGGCTACCGGATCGGACCGGCTTCGATTGAAGACTCATTGCTGCGGCATCCTGCGGTATCGATGGCCGCGGTGATCGGCGCGCCGGATCCCGAACGCACCGAAATCGTGATGGCGTTTGTGGTGTTGAATCCTGGTTTCATCGGCGACGAGGCCCTGGTGCGCGAGATTCAGCAGCATGTCAAAACGCGCCTCGCCGCACACGAATATCCGCGCGAGATCCGCTTCGTGGAAAGTCTGCCTCTGACCGCAACCGGCAAGGTGATTCGCAAAGCGTTGCGTGCGGAACTCGCGCACGATGCGGAGAATCCCACCGGAGGGAATCCGCCCACGCCGCATCGCCCGTGA